A DNA window from Pleurodeles waltl isolate 20211129_DDA chromosome 12, aPleWal1.hap1.20221129, whole genome shotgun sequence contains the following coding sequences:
- the LOC138266966 gene encoding zinc finger protein 84-like, whose protein sequence is MHNKTRISSVQHTVYDVIIPPQCTECEKCVDQSLSLCTDQMNHTRENGCTGTEIGHSFQWASLLSEHHKSHAGKRPFQCMGCDKVFLHRSGLTRHQRIHTCTECGMHFRQTSDLREHQRSHTGETLPPGERPYKCTECQKTFTHKGGLMKHKMIHTGTKPYYCMECGKSFRQSSSLMDHQRTHTGEKPYQCMVCNKSFANSSSLSKHELVHAREMSYECKDCGLHFTQTSQLRLHQRTHMADSRYQCTVCEKSFTRRSQLHRHQMTHTEEKPYDCNDCGKSFRRKSQLLHHHRLHTGERPYQCTVCDKSFSYSSALGKHKMIHFRDKPHVCTECGKHFSELSKMRQHQKSHTGERPYQCTECGKSFARRSDLNTHVRVHTGEKPFQCLECGQHFSHMSFLRQHEKYHTGEKPHNCTECEKRFLDRSHLRRHQRTHTGERPYQCMECEKRFTHRSALLNHQMIHTGEKPYKCTECGKKFRWISHLKDHHRVHTGEKLFKCKECEKCFSYSKSLRTHEKTHTCKSLLLIVNIKNGT, encoded by the coding sequence ATGCATAACAAAACCAGGATCTCGAGTGTGCAGCACACGGTCTATGACGTTATTATCCCACCTCAGTGCACAGAATGTGAAAAATGTGTTGATCAAAGTTTGAGCCTGTGTACAGATCAAATGAACCACACCCGGGAGAATGGCTGCACAGGCACAGAGATCGGTCACAGTTTCCAGTGGGCCTCATTATTGAGTGAGCATCATAAATCCCATGCAGGGAAGAGGCCATTCCAGTGTATGGGGTGTGACAAAGTGTTTCTTCACCGCTCAGGTCTGACACGGCATCAGAGGATTCACACGTGTACAGAGTGCGGGATGCATTTTAGGCAAACATCAGACCTGAGGGAACATCAGAGATctcacacaggagagaccctgcctccaggggagagaccctacAAATGTACTGAGTGTCAGAAAACCTTTACTCACAAGGGAGGACTTATGAAGCATAAGATGATACACACTGGAACAAAGCCTTACTACTGCATGGAATGTGGTAAATCCTTCAGGCAGTCGTCATCTCTGATGGACCATCAGAGAACCCACACAGGGGAGAAACCGTACCAGTGTATGGTCTGCAATAAAAGCTTTGCTAACAGCTCTAGTCTGAGCAAGCATGAGTTGGTCCACGCTAGAGAAATGTCCTACGAGTGTAAAGACTGTGGCCTCCACTTTACTCAGACATCACAGCTGAGGCTACATCAGAGAACACACATGGCCGATAGCCGGTACCAGTGTACAGTGTGTGAAAAAAGCTTTACACGCAGGTCACAGTTGCACAGGCATCAGATGACCCACACTGAGGAGAAGCCTTATGACTGCAATGACTGTGGTAAATCCTTCAGGCGTAAGTCACAACTCCTCCACCATCATAGATTACACACAGGGGAAAGACCATACCAATGTACAGTGTGCGATAAAAGCTTCAGTTATTCTTCAGCTCTAGGCAAGCACAAAATGATCCATTTCAGGGACAAACCCCACGTGTGCACTGAATGTGGAAAGCATTTTAGTGAGTTGTCAAAAATGAGGCAACATCAGAAATCCCACACAGGGGAACGACCATACCAATGTACAGAGTGTGGTAAAAGCTTTGCTCGGAGGTCGGATCTGAACACTCATGTGAGGGTCCACACTGGTGAGAAGCCATTCCAGTGTCTGGAATGTGGTCAGCATTTCAGTCACATGTCTTTCCTGAGACAGCATGAGAAAtaccacactggggagaaaccacaCAACTGTACTGAGTGTGAAAAGCGTTTCCTTGACCGTTCACATCTTAGAAGGCATCAGAGAACCCATACAGGGGAGAGACCATACCAGTGTATGGAGTGTGAAAAAAGATTCACTCACAGATCTGCTCTATTAAACCATCAGATGATTCATACAGGGGAGAAACCCTACAAGTGCACGGAATGTGGTAAGAAATTTAGGTGGATTTCGCACCTGAAAGATCATCATAGAGTTCACACAGGAGAAAAACTGTTCAAGTGCAAGGAGTGTGAGAAGTGTTTCAGCTATAGCAAAAGTCTGCGAACTCATGAGAAGACCCACACCTGTAAATCTTTATTACTTATTGTGAACATAAAAAATGGCACATAA